Proteins encoded by one window of Lutibacter sp. A64:
- a CDS encoding S1 family peptidase, whose amino-acid sequence MKFNFQIILLLILITFSCKNNNQKHQNKTSEIATTEVIKEVNVLKSSTYITNVTKKVQNLIGENNFTHFNQLQMQKLDRIEENSEVIVNTSTPILKNGNQMYYHLKESTLYIGSSYLCDRCPEIHLNNASGFVIHEEGVIVTNYHVIEVKDNINVSAIFAADSNGNVYPVSKILAASQSNDLAILQLDTKGTKLKALPMAEEESMGETIYMMGHPYNNLFFMTKGIVSRKYLSERDSEVKIAVTTEFGQGASGGPIVNEHGQVVAMVAGVQPHNASGNQGPTLMVSREAIPVSVLNKYIRKP is encoded by the coding sequence ATGAAATTTAATTTTCAAATAATATTACTTTTAATTCTAATAACTTTTAGTTGTAAAAACAACAATCAAAAACATCAAAATAAAACAAGTGAAATAGCTACAACAGAAGTAATTAAAGAAGTTAATGTTCTAAAAAGTTCAACATACATAACTAATGTTACTAAAAAAGTACAAAATTTAATAGGAGAAAATAATTTCACTCATTTTAATCAGTTACAAATGCAAAAACTAGATAGAATTGAAGAGAATTCTGAAGTTATAGTAAACACCTCTACTCCAATATTAAAAAATGGAAATCAAATGTATTATCATTTAAAAGAAAGCACCTTATACATTGGCTCTTCTTATTTATGTGATAGATGCCCAGAAATCCATTTAAATAATGCTAGCGGTTTTGTTATTCATGAAGAAGGTGTAATTGTAACTAACTATCATGTAATTGAAGTAAAAGACAATATAAATGTTTCTGCAATTTTTGCTGCAGATAGCAATGGAAATGTCTATCCTGTCTCTAAAATACTAGCTGCTAGTCAATCTAACGATTTAGCTATACTTCAACTGGACACTAAAGGAACAAAATTAAAAGCACTTCCAATGGCTGAAGAAGAATCAATGGGTGAAACTATTTATATGATGGGACATCCATACAATAATCTTTTTTTTATGACCAAAGGAATAGTATCTAGAAAATATTTAAGTGAAAGAGATAGTGAAGTTAAAATAGCAGTAACAACTGAATTTGGACAAGGTGCAAGTGGTGGACCAATAGTAAATGAACATGGCCAAGTAGTAGCCATGGTTGCAGGCGTACAACCTCATAATGCATCAGGTAACCAAGGCCCAACATTAATGGTTTCTAGAGAAGCTATACCTGTTAGTGTTTTAAACAAATATATAAGAAAACCTTAA
- a CDS encoding DUF3244 domain-containing protein, with amino-acid sequence MKNLIKKSLLIVAVLTTVVISATNINNNLDIKVSTIDSKLIDLRLKNSDGDLTISVKDSYGEVLYSEEFSGSYFSKKYDLNTLPIGNYYFEIEGVTKINLMPFTVTSRGFEFNNEITSTYYKPTVRQEGDLILISKIAFNEENFEINLYDDEFNLLYNELLAGEVNLGKALNLKDLKSGSYKVVTKSAGKIFEQNVYKK; translated from the coding sequence ATGAAAAATTTAATTAAAAAAAGTTTACTTATTGTAGCCGTTTTAACTACAGTAGTAATAAGCGCAACGAACATTAATAACAACCTAGATATAAAAGTAAGTACAATTGATTCTAAATTAATTGATTTACGATTGAAGAATTCTGATGGAGATTTAACTATAAGTGTAAAAGACTCTTATGGAGAAGTTTTATACTCTGAGGAATTTTCGGGAAGTTATTTTTCAAAAAAATACGATTTAAATACATTACCAATTGGTAATTATTATTTCGAGATTGAAGGCGTTACAAAAATTAATTTAATGCCATTTACGGTAACTTCAAGAGGTTTTGAATTTAATAATGAAATTACAAGTACATATTATAAGCCTACTGTAAGACAAGAAGGAGATTTAATTCTTATTTCTAAAATAGCTTTTAACGAGGAAAACTTTGAAATTAATTTATATGATGATGAATTCAATTTATTGTATAACGAGTTATTAGCTGGAGAAGTAAATTTAGGGAAGGCTCTTAATTTAAAAGATCTTAAATCTGGAAGTTATAAAGTTGTAACAAAAAGTGCAGGAAAAATATTTGAACAAAATGTTTATAAAAAATAG
- a CDS encoding TlpA family protein disulfide reductase, translating to MKLQHLIFTILITSLFISCNTDKTSTNKNGFSTITGTLDMPYKTEINLSKVEHGKSSIVSTAQLNKDKQFGFTVNPDKEGFYILGDRDIKIPIYIKGDQAFNIQYNEEGYKLLENPDIENEILYNWIKSNDTLEVFDFRKGAKTYKDFFPFYTDFIPEMKKQHENVNSKNNRFNELMHAYIDLNIEYQALNFLFTPRSAHPKRKDLAPFYTDFAKGDTFKSDIILDVPNGLNTLRLHQQYKFSHTGKDSKEKNYLTEALKDIENDKLRGYIALNHIKRFKAYNKEYLDFIEPLRKDIALSEYVSAEVDKFEVGIKTTTVGTQGYPFTYKDQNDKDVSFSDFKGKLVYIDVWAMWCAPCKAEIPYLKQLEKDIHGKDIQFVSISMDKPKEHEKWKQFIKDQELTGVQLFSDDAFNTRIAKDYKINTIPRFLLFDKEGKIVDADAKRPSDPKLKQQLLELLK from the coding sequence ATGAAATTACAACACTTAATTTTCACTATACTTATTACAAGTTTATTTATATCGTGCAACACTGATAAAACCTCAACCAATAAAAACGGGTTTTCAACAATAACAGGAACACTTGATATGCCCTATAAAACAGAAATTAACTTATCCAAAGTCGAACATGGTAAATCTTCTATAGTTAGTACTGCACAATTAAATAAAGACAAACAATTTGGATTTACTGTAAACCCTGATAAAGAAGGGTTTTACATTTTAGGAGATAGAGATATTAAAATTCCTATATACATTAAGGGAGATCAAGCATTTAATATACAATATAATGAAGAGGGCTATAAACTATTAGAAAACCCTGATATTGAAAATGAAATACTTTACAACTGGATTAAATCTAACGATACATTAGAGGTTTTCGATTTTAGAAAAGGAGCCAAAACATATAAAGATTTTTTCCCTTTCTATACAGATTTTATCCCTGAAATGAAAAAACAACACGAAAATGTTAATTCTAAAAACAATCGTTTTAATGAGTTAATGCACGCTTACATAGATTTAAATATTGAATACCAAGCATTAAATTTTTTATTTACCCCAAGAAGTGCTCACCCAAAAAGAAAAGATTTAGCACCATTTTATACTGACTTTGCAAAAGGTGATACCTTTAAATCTGACATTATATTAGATGTTCCAAATGGTTTAAATACTTTAAGATTACATCAACAATATAAATTTAGCCATACAGGTAAAGATTCAAAAGAAAAAAATTATCTAACAGAAGCTTTAAAAGATATTGAAAATGATAAGCTTAGAGGTTATATAGCTTTAAATCATATTAAACGATTTAAAGCTTATAATAAAGAATATTTAGATTTTATAGAACCTTTAAGAAAAGATATTGCACTTAGTGAATATGTAAGTGCCGAAGTTGATAAATTCGAAGTTGGTATTAAAACAACAACAGTAGGAACCCAAGGCTATCCTTTTACATATAAAGACCAAAACGATAAAGATGTTTCTTTTAGCGATTTTAAAGGAAAACTTGTATATATAGATGTATGGGCAATGTGGTGCGCACCTTGTAAAGCAGAAATTCCTTACCTGAAACAACTAGAAAAAGATATTCATGGAAAAGATATTCAATTTGTTAGTATTTCTATGGACAAGCCTAAAGAACATGAAAAATGGAAACAATTTATAAAAGATCAAGAATTAACTGGTGTTCAATTATTCTCTGATGATGCCTTTAATACTAGAATTGCCAAAGATTATAAAATTAATACCATTCCAAGATTCTTATTATTTGACAAAGAAGGTAAAATTGTAGATGCTGATGCAAAACGTCCATCAGATCCTAAACTTAAGCAACAATTATTAGAATTACTTAAATAA
- a CDS encoding TlpA family protein disulfide reductase codes for MKKHIFTLILVTTFACNNKTPHPNYIEISGKIVNAKSKEISFYGMGGPSKKIPLKENGKFKDTLKVLKGRNKYQLSLAKDEIMALLYLENGANLSIKADVKDFENTLKFDQDLADYNNFLNKKFNLISSENGFKKTWYQEKRGVFDTKITTLKTELEQTLKSFKNISADNVEYEENYINSYIKRLTDKYPEEHMFAIKLAKGTPSPTFKNYENIDGSLTSLSDFKGKYVYIDVWATWCAPCKAQIPFLKELEKEYHGKNITFISMSVDKPRDRDKWLAMVKDKEMSGVQIIAPNATASDFTRAYNITSIPRFILINTEGKIIDFNAPRPSVKEKIKTLFSSLNI; via the coding sequence ATGAAAAAACATATATTTACACTAATACTTGTAACCACTTTTGCCTGTAACAATAAAACCCCACACCCTAACTATATTGAAATATCAGGCAAAATAGTAAATGCAAAATCAAAAGAAATTTCTTTCTATGGAATGGGAGGTCCTTCAAAAAAAATTCCTTTAAAAGAAAATGGTAAATTTAAAGACACTTTAAAAGTATTAAAAGGTAGAAATAAATATCAATTATCTTTAGCTAAAGATGAAATAATGGCTTTATTATATTTAGAGAATGGAGCTAATCTATCAATAAAAGCTGATGTAAAAGATTTTGAAAACACACTGAAATTTGATCAAGATTTAGCTGATTATAATAATTTTTTAAATAAAAAATTTAATTTAATTTCATCTGAAAATGGTTTTAAAAAAACTTGGTATCAAGAAAAACGAGGAGTATTTGATACAAAAATAACCACTTTAAAAACTGAATTAGAACAGACTCTAAAATCTTTTAAAAACATATCAGCTGATAATGTTGAATATGAAGAAAATTACATCAACTCTTATATAAAAAGATTAACTGATAAGTACCCTGAAGAACATATGTTTGCAATAAAATTAGCAAAAGGTACACCATCTCCTACATTTAAAAACTATGAAAATATTGATGGATCTTTAACTTCTCTTTCAGATTTTAAAGGAAAATATGTATATATAGATGTGTGGGCAACTTGGTGCGCTCCATGTAAAGCCCAAATTCCATTTTTAAAAGAATTAGAAAAAGAATACCATGGTAAAAATATTACCTTTATTAGTATGTCTGTTGACAAACCAAGAGATAGAGATAAATGGTTAGCTATGGTTAAAGATAAAGAAATGTCAGGAGTTCAAATAATAGCACCTAATGCTACAGCTTCAGATTTTACAAGAGCATATAATATTACAAGCATTCCTAGATTTATTCTTATAAACACAGAAGGTAAAATAATAGATTTTAATGCTCCAAGGCCTTCTGTGAAAGAAAAAATAAAAACATTATTTTCATCATTAAATATCTGA
- a CDS encoding AraC family transcriptional regulator, with protein sequence MKNTKPTFKKLNPEFGSSIRIKQHNKNVVDAVPSWHFHPELELIYVNKANGKRHIGSHLSHFNNSQLILIGANLPHSGFTDRFTSNGTETIIQFKEDFLGKDFVNLPEMQFVKSLFIKAKKGILFNVEAKKVIGPKIEKLAEYEGMDRIIHFLEILKDLAHTKNYSLLNVDGFAFEIEPQDNNKIDIIFSFVNSNFKRPIPLDEIAEKVSMTVPAFCRYFKKSTNKTFTQFVNEFRIVHATKLLAENHSSITEICFESGFNNFSHFNKLFKKFTGSSPLKYRNEMKKLLVQK encoded by the coding sequence ATGAAAAATACAAAGCCCACATTTAAAAAACTAAATCCAGAATTTGGAAGCTCAATACGCATAAAACAACATAACAAAAACGTAGTTGATGCTGTCCCTTCTTGGCATTTCCACCCAGAGTTAGAGTTAATATATGTTAATAAAGCAAATGGGAAAAGGCATATTGGAAGCCATTTATCACATTTTAACAACAGCCAATTAATACTTATTGGAGCAAATTTACCACATAGTGGTTTTACAGATAGGTTTACTTCTAATGGTACAGAAACTATAATTCAATTTAAAGAAGATTTTTTAGGTAAAGATTTTGTTAATTTACCAGAAATGCAATTTGTAAAGTCCTTATTTATAAAGGCAAAAAAGGGGATTTTATTTAATGTTGAAGCAAAAAAAGTAATTGGACCAAAGATAGAAAAGCTAGCTGAGTATGAAGGTATGGATAGAATTATCCACTTTTTAGAAATTCTAAAAGACCTTGCGCATACAAAAAATTACTCGTTGTTAAATGTAGATGGTTTTGCTTTTGAAATTGAACCACAAGACAATAATAAAATAGATATTATTTTTAGTTTTGTTAATTCAAACTTTAAAAGACCAATTCCTTTAGATGAGATTGCAGAAAAAGTTAGCATGACGGTTCCGGCATTTTGTAGGTATTTTAAAAAATCTACAAATAAAACATTTACCCAGTTTGTAAATGAGTTTAGAATAGTACACGCTACAAAATTACTTGCTGAAAATCACTCGAGTATAACCGAAATTTGTTTTGAAAGTGGTTTTAACAACTTCTCTCATTTCAATAAATTATTCAAAAAATTTACAGGAAGTAGCCCTTTAAAATATAGAAATGAAATGAAAAAACTGTTAGTTCAAAAATAA
- a CDS encoding DUF3244 domain-containing protein encodes MKNLIKKSLLIVAVLTTVVISATNINNNLDIKVSTIDSKLIDLRLKNSDGDLTISVKDSYGEVLYSEEFAGSYFSKKYDLNTLPTGNYYFEVEGTTKINLMPFTVTSKGFEFNNEITSTYYKPTVRQDGDLVFISKIAFNEENLEINLYDEESNLLYNELLNGKINLDKALSLKDLRSGSYKVVTKSAGKVFEQNVYKK; translated from the coding sequence ATGAAAAATTTAATTAAAAAAAGTTTACTTATTGTAGCCGTTTTAACTACAGTAGTAATAAGCGCAACGAACATTAATAACAACCTAGATATAAAAGTAAGTACAATTGATTCTAAATTAATTGATTTACGATTGAAGAATTCTGATGGAGATTTGACTATAAGTGTAAAAGACTCTTATGGAGAGGTTTTATACTCTGAGGAATTTGCAGGAAGTTATTTTTCAAAGAAATACGATTTAAATACATTGCCAACAGGTAATTATTATTTTGAAGTAGAAGGTACTACAAAAATTAATTTAATGCCATTTACAGTAACTTCAAAAGGTTTTGAATTTAATAATGAAATTACAAGTACGTATTACAAACCTACAGTAAGACAAGATGGTGATTTAGTTTTTATTTCTAAAATAGCTTTTAACGAAGAAAATTTAGAGATTAATTTATACGATGAAGAATCTAATTTATTGTATAACGAATTATTGAATGGTAAAATTAATTTAGACAAAGCTTTAAGTTTAAAAGACCTTAGATCTGGAAGTTATAAAGTTGTAACCAAAAGTGCAGGTAAAGTATTTGAACAAAATGTTTATAAAAAATAG
- a CDS encoding DUF3244 domain-containing protein, producing MKNLIKKSLLIVAVLTTVVISATNINNNLDIKVSTIDSKLIDLRLKNSDGDLTISVKDSYGEVLYSEEFSGSYFSKKYDLNTLPTGNYYFEVEGTTKINLMPFTVTSKGFEFNNEITSTYYKPTVRQDGDLVFISKIAFNEENLEINLYDEESNLLYNELLNGKINLDKALSLKDLRSGSYKVVTKSAGKVFEQNVYKK from the coding sequence ATGAAAAATTTAATTAAAAAAAGTTTACTTATTGTAGCCGTATTAACTACAGTAGTAATTAGCGCAACGAACATTAATAACAACCTAGATATAAAAGTAAGTACAATTGATTCTAAATTAATTGATTTACGATTAAAAAATTCTGATGGAGATTTAACAATAAGTGTAAAAGACTCTTATGGAGAAGTTTTATACTCTGAGGAATTTTCAGGAAGTTATTTTTCAAAAAAATACGATTTAAATACATTGCCAACTGGTAATTATTATTTTGAAGTAGAAGGTACTACAAAAATTAATTTAATGCCATTTACAGTAACTTCAAAAGGTTTTGAATTTAATAATGAAATTACAAGTACGTATTACAAACCTACAGTAAGACAAGATGGTGATTTAGTTTTTATTTCTAAAATAGCTTTTAACGAAGAAAATTTAGAGATTAATTTATACGATGAAGAATCTAATTTATTGTATAACGAATTATTGAATGGTAAAATTAATTTAGACAAAGCTTTAAGTTTAAAAGACCTTAGATCTGGAAGTTATAAAGTTGTAACCAAAAGTGCAGGTAAAGTATTTGAACAAAATGTTTATAAAAAATAG